The genomic region AGCCCGTCGCTGTCGACGCCGCTCGAGCTGGTCTGGCCGGGCAGGCTCACGCGGCTGCGGGTCGACGAGAAGTAGGGGCGCAGCGACAACAGCAGATGGTCGGCGATCGCCGCCCAGTGCTCGCGCGTCCAGCCGGTGCAGGGGGAGAGCTCGCGGTTCTCGGCGGGGAGTTCGAGGGCGGTCACACCGTTGTCCTTTCTGTGGCCGCGTCGGCGGCGGTGGTCGTGTCGGTCGGTTCGGGCGCGGCATCCGAGGCCACGTCGTCGACGGAGATGCGCACAGGCAGCGACGAGTCGCGCACGTGCAGTTCGGGGCTGAGCTTCACCCGGTGCGCGGGGCGTGTGCTGCCGGCCTCGAGACGGGCGATGAGCAGGTTGACTGCTTCGCGTCCCACCGATTGCTTGGGAGGACGCACCGCCGTGATCGCGGGGTCGCCGAAGCGGGCGACGTCGTCGTCGTAGGCCACGAGCGCGAGATCGTCCGGCACGCGCACTCCGCGATCGAGGCAGTGCTGCTCGAGCGCGAGCGCCTGCGGGTCGGGCAGCACGATGACCGCCGTCGTGCCGGTGGCGGCACAGCGGTCGAGCACGTCGTCCATCTCGCGCTCGCGGCCGGGAGCGTCGAAGCGGATGCCGTCCTGCTGCACGCCGTCGTCTGGCAGCCCCAGCGACTTCACCGTCGCCTGCCACCCGCGCCGCACGTACCTGCCGGTCGGATACTCCGACTGGATGAGCAGCCCGATGCGTTCGTGCCCCGCCGCGTGCAGGTGTCGCACCGCCTCCGCCGTGCCTGCTGCGTGGTCGGTCACCACCGACTCCAGCCGGTGCACCCCTGCCGAGGAGCGGATGCGCCGCTCCGCCAACACGACGGGGATCGGCAGCGAGTCGAGCCAGCGCAGCGTCTCGAGTCCGTCGTCTCCCGAGGTGTCGGGAGCGGCGATGAGCCCGTGCATCCCCGGCGTGTTCACCAGCGCCTCGACCTGCCTGCGAATGTCGCGGGCGTCATAGGTGGATGCCCGCAGCATGAGCCGGGCGCGCAGCTGCAGCGCCTGCGCCCTCGCACCGTTGACGATCGGTGGCCAGTAGTACTCGAGCGAGGGGACGACCATGCCGATCGTGTACTTCGTGACCGACGGGTCGTGTCCGGCGAGCCCGGGTGTCAGCCCCGGCTCGATCGAGCTGCGCAGCGTGGCGCCGCCGTGCACCCGCGTGACCAGGCCCTGTTGCGCGAGCGTGTTGATATCGCGCCGGATGGTGAGCTCGCTCACACCGAGCCGCCCCGCGATGTCGCTCACGGTCACCGACCCGTGCTCGCGGATCTCGTCCATGATGCGTTCGCGCCGCTGCAGCGCGAACAGCTGGTCGCCGGTGCCGCTCATGCGTCGTTCCTCTCGTCATCGCCGAGCGCCTCGACGATCGTCGTCAGGGTGCCCTCCGACGGAAGGTCGTACGTCAGCCGGGTGAGCCGATCGCCCCACACTCTGGTGAGCTCCGGATCGTCGAGCTCCCACACCTCGCTCGTCGGAACAATCCCGTGGCTCGTGGTGATGCGGATGCCCGCGGCACCGTCGCGCACGACGGCTTCGGCGCCGTCGATCCTCACGCTGCCCGCCGCGACCAGGTGCACCGAGGTGCCGGTGGGCGATCCCATCGCCAGGCTCCACGTGTCGATGATCTCCGCTCGTGCGGCGGAGACCGGCCGGAAGGTGCGCGACCAGCGATCGCCGTGGGAAAGCGGGTAGGCATCCGAGAGATCGAGCTCCAGCGTCACGGGCCGCTCGTCGTTCGGCGCCCGCACGACGTTCGCGTGAAAGTCCGGTCCTGCCCCCTGCTCCAGCCCGAGCGGGGCCGGCGCGTTGTGCCACCCGCTCTGCATCGCGCGGATCTCGTACCGATGCTCGCTGAAGGTCTGCGCCGTGTAGGTCGGCTTGCCGACGTCGACGAGCAGCGGCCGGCCGTCGCACGCCACGATGAACGAGCCGAGGTCTTTGTGGTTGTGGTTCTCGTCGTTCGTGCCGCCCTTCGCCGCCAGCG from Humibacter ginsenosidimutans harbors:
- a CDS encoding substrate-binding domain-containing protein; translated protein: MSGTGDQLFALQRRERIMDEIREHGSVTVSDIAGRLGVSELTIRRDINTLAQQGLVTRVHGGATLRSSIEPGLTPGLAGHDPSVTKYTIGMVVPSLEYYWPPIVNGARAQALQLRARLMLRASTYDARDIRRQVEALVNTPGMHGLIAAPDTSGDDGLETLRWLDSLPIPVVLAERRIRSSAGVHRLESVVTDHAAGTAEAVRHLHAAGHERIGLLIQSEYPTGRYVRRGWQATVKSLGLPDDGVQQDGIRFDAPGREREMDDVLDRCAATGTTAVIVLPDPQALALEQHCLDRGVRVPDDLALVAYDDDVARFGDPAITAVRPPKQSVGREAVNLLIARLEAGSTRPAHRVKLSPELHVRDSSLPVRISVDDVASDAAPEPTDTTTAADAATERTTV